Proteins encoded by one window of Teretinema zuelzerae:
- a CDS encoding YHYH domain-containing protein: MKKSLMVLLFLSVCATLTFGHSGRTDANGGHYNRKTGTYHYHNGGKSSTPSEKAKTSETPKTTISSSDVGSKVHVIQDANLRTGPGSTFEILKVIKKDSYVTILSVEGNWANVESEELFAGTAWISTSLLRTEK; this comes from the coding sequence ATGAAAAAGTCTTTAATGGTTTTATTATTTCTGAGTGTATGTGCAACACTAACATTTGGTCATAGTGGGAGAACTGATGCGAATGGAGGACACTATAACAGAAAGACAGGAACCTACCATTATCATAATGGTGGCAAATCCAGTACTCCCTCGGAAAAGGCAAAAACTTCAGAAACACCGAAAACGACAATATCCTCGTCCGACGTAGGAAGCAAGGTTCATGTTATTCAAGATGCTAATTTACGAACAGGTCCAGGGTCAACGTTTGAAATACTAAAAGTGATAAAAAAAGATTCCTATGTAACGATATTAAGTGTTGAAGGAAATTGGGCAAATGTTGAGTCGGAAGAGTTATTTGCTGGCACTGCGTGGATTTCAACTTCATTACTAAGAACGGAAAAATAG